The Martelella sp. AD-3 genome includes a region encoding these proteins:
- a CDS encoding Rrf2 family transcriptional regulator translates to MRLTSFTDYGLRALMRMASDPGRVFSTAEIAEEFNVSRNHLNKIMQRLAHRGIVDTRRGAGGGAVLARPAADIGLGEIIRLLEEDQSLVECFSPTGDCSVTPVCRLKHTLAAAEAAFLAECDRKTLADIALPASKPAIA, encoded by the coding sequence ATGCGTCTGACAAGCTTCACGGATTACGGACTTCGCGCTCTCATGCGGATGGCAAGCGACCCTGGTCGGGTGTTCTCGACGGCGGAGATCGCCGAAGAGTTCAACGTCTCCCGCAACCATCTCAACAAGATCATGCAGCGACTTGCCCATCGTGGGATCGTCGATACCCGAAGGGGGGCGGGCGGAGGCGCGGTGCTGGCGCGTCCCGCCGCCGACATCGGACTTGGCGAAATCATTCGGCTTCTCGAGGAGGATCAGTCTCTCGTCGAGTGCTTTTCGCCGACCGGCGATTGCAGCGTCACGCCGGTCTGTCGCCTCAAACATACGCTTGCTGCTGCTGAAGCAGCCTTTCTGGCCGAGTGTGATCGCAAGACACTCGCCGACATTGCCCTGCCGGCCTCGAAGCCGGCAATTGCCTGA
- a CDS encoding L-fuconate dehydratase, with translation MTTITGLSVHDLRFPTSAKLDGSDAMNPDPDYSAAYVVLKTDGDHEGHGLTFTIGRGNEVVCAAIAALENRVKGLRLDWVAENPGRFWRHVTGDSQLRWIGPDKGAMHLATGAVVNAFWDLMAKTAGKPVWQFVAEMTPEQLVSIIDFRYLTDAITPDEALAIFRKAEAGKAERIAELKKNGYPCYTTSAGWLGYSHDKLRRLAQEAVDSGFTFIKMKVGQDRDEDIARLRIVREVIGEDRTLMIDANQVWEVDQAIDWVKALAPFRPYFIEEPTSPDDVAGHRKIREAVAPVKVATGEMCQNRILFKQFIAGGAIDIVQIDACRIGGLNEVLSVLVMAAKYGLPVWPHAGGVGLCEYVQHLSMIDYLVVSGTKEGRVIEYVDHLHEHFVDPCRIAGAAYMPPQMPGFSIEMKPETLHNYAHPTSQASKTGELT, from the coding sequence ATGACCACCATCACCGGATTATCCGTCCACGACCTGCGTTTTCCGACCTCCGCCAAGCTTGACGGTTCGGATGCCATGAACCCCGATCCCGATTACTCCGCCGCCTATGTCGTGCTCAAGACGGATGGCGACCATGAAGGCCACGGCCTGACCTTCACCATCGGCCGGGGCAATGAAGTGGTCTGTGCCGCGATCGCCGCGCTTGAAAACCGCGTGAAGGGGTTGAGGCTCGACTGGGTTGCCGAAAACCCGGGCCGTTTCTGGCGGCATGTCACCGGCGACAGCCAGCTGCGCTGGATCGGGCCGGACAAGGGCGCGATGCACCTGGCAACCGGCGCCGTGGTCAATGCCTTCTGGGACCTCATGGCAAAGACCGCGGGAAAACCGGTCTGGCAGTTCGTCGCCGAGATGACGCCGGAACAGCTCGTCTCGATCATCGATTTCCGCTACCTGACCGATGCGATCACGCCGGACGAGGCGCTCGCAATCTTCCGCAAGGCGGAGGCAGGCAAGGCGGAGCGGATCGCGGAGCTGAAGAAAAACGGCTATCCCTGCTACACGACCTCGGCCGGCTGGCTCGGCTACAGCCACGACAAGCTGCGTCGTCTGGCGCAGGAGGCCGTCGACAGCGGCTTCACCTTCATCAAGATGAAGGTCGGGCAGGACCGCGACGAGGATATTGCGCGGCTCAGGATCGTGCGCGAGGTGATCGGCGAGGATCGCACGCTGATGATCGACGCCAACCAGGTCTGGGAGGTCGATCAGGCGATCGACTGGGTGAAGGCGCTTGCGCCGTTCCGGCCCTATTTCATCGAGGAGCCGACAAGTCCCGACGATGTTGCAGGCCACAGGAAGATCCGCGAGGCCGTCGCCCCGGTGAAGGTCGCGACCGGCGAGATGTGCCAGAACCGTATTCTGTTCAAGCAGTTTATTGCCGGCGGCGCCATCGATATCGTCCAGATCGATGCCTGCCGCATCGGTGGGCTGAACGAGGTGCTCTCGGTTCTGGTGATGGCGGCGAAATATGGCCTTCCGGTCTGGCCGCATGCCGGCGGCGTCGGCCTTTGCGAATATGTCCAGCACCTGTCGATGATCGACTATCTCGTGGTTTCAGGCACCAAGGAAGGCCGCGTCATCGAATATGTCGATCATCTGCACGAGCATTTCGTCGATCCCTGCCGGATCGCGGGGGCTGCCTATATGCCGCCGCAAATGCCGGGCTTTTCGATTGAGATGAAGCCGGAAACGCTTCATAACTACGCGCATCCGACGTCTCAGGCGTCGAAAACGGGAGAATTGACATGA
- a CDS encoding mandelate racemase/muconate lactonizing enzyme family protein, giving the protein MAKIVRAELVMVDLKPKVTRVDAIQTFVSQETPIVRITDADGVIGTGYSYTIGTGGPSVMALLEKTLLPAVIGREAFDIERIWQDLSFLTHATTVGAITAIALAAIDTALWDLKAVKLGLPLHKLAGGAKDEIPLYTTEGGWLHLETEALVADAIAAKANGFAGCKLKVGRPLAEDVARISAVREAVGPAFEIFTDANQAFAVDEAVRRAAAYQRLDIGWLEEPLPADDIEGHAVLSRHTSVPVAVGESVYSALHFREYLERRACSVIQVDVGRIGGITPWLKVSHMAECFNVAVAPHFLMELHVSLCAAVPNARWVEYIPQLDAITLEGMTIRDGRAIPSSAPGLGIAWDFDAIGRMAVEGSQKTIN; this is encoded by the coding sequence ATGGCAAAGATCGTCCGCGCCGAACTGGTGATGGTGGACCTGAAACCGAAGGTGACGCGGGTCGACGCGATCCAGACCTTCGTTTCCCAGGAAACCCCTATCGTGCGCATCACCGACGCCGACGGGGTGATCGGCACCGGCTATTCCTATACGATCGGCACCGGCGGCCCGTCCGTCATGGCGCTTCTGGAAAAGACCCTGCTGCCGGCGGTTATCGGCCGCGAGGCCTTCGATATCGAGCGGATCTGGCAGGATCTCTCGTTCCTCACCCATGCGACCACGGTCGGCGCCATCACCGCGATCGCGCTTGCCGCCATCGATACCGCGCTCTGGGATCTGAAGGCCGTCAAGCTCGGCCTGCCGCTTCACAAGCTGGCGGGCGGGGCGAAGGACGAGATACCGCTCTACACAACGGAAGGCGGCTGGCTGCATCTGGAAACCGAGGCACTGGTGGCTGACGCGATTGCGGCGAAGGCAAACGGCTTTGCCGGCTGCAAGCTCAAGGTTGGGCGCCCGCTTGCCGAAGATGTCGCGCGGATATCGGCGGTGCGCGAGGCTGTGGGGCCGGCTTTCGAAATATTCACCGATGCCAACCAGGCCTTTGCCGTGGACGAGGCCGTGCGCCGGGCGGCGGCCTATCAGCGGCTCGATATCGGCTGGCTGGAAGAGCCTTTGCCGGCGGATGATATCGAGGGCCACGCGGTGCTCTCGAGGCACACAAGCGTGCCGGTCGCCGTCGGCGAGAGCGTTTATTCGGCACTCCATTTCCGTGAATATCTGGAGCGGCGGGCCTGTTCTGTCATCCAGGTCGATGTCGGCCGCATCGGCGGCATCACGCCGTGGCTCAAGGTCTCGCATATGGCCGAGTGCTTCAATGTTGCCGTGGCGCCGCATTTCCTGATGGAACTGCATGTTTCGCTGTGCGCGGCGGTGCCCAATGCGCGCTGGGTGGAGTATATTCCGCAGCTTGACGCGATCACGCTTGAGGGCATGACCATCCGCGACGGACGCGCCATTCCGTCTTCCGCGCCGGGCCTTGGCATCGCATGGGATTTCGATGCGATCGGCCGCATGGCCGTCGAGGGCTCGCAAAAGACAATCAACTGA
- a CDS encoding SDR family oxidoreductase, with protein sequence MTDLSGKTCFITAAAQGIGAASARAFAKAGATVIATDINAEKLKELEGIENTSTRVLNVLSDEAVTIAAQEIGQVDILFNCAGIVHNGSILDGKESDLDLAYDLNVKAMVRTIRAFLPGMLERGDGAIINMSSVASSMKGVPNRFAYTTTKAAVLGLTKSVAADFVSRGIRCNAICPGTVDSPSLQERLKATGDYEKARTDFIARQPIGRIGTPEEIADLAVYLAGATYTTGQAYAIDGGWTC encoded by the coding sequence ATGACCGACCTTTCCGGAAAAACCTGTTTCATCACCGCCGCCGCGCAGGGCATCGGGGCAGCATCGGCCAGGGCCTTCGCCAAAGCGGGCGCCACGGTGATTGCGACCGACATCAATGCCGAAAAACTCAAGGAACTTGAGGGCATCGAGAACACTTCGACGCGGGTCTTGAATGTGCTGTCGGACGAGGCGGTCACCATCGCCGCGCAGGAAATCGGGCAGGTCGATATCCTGTTCAACTGCGCCGGCATCGTCCACAACGGCTCTATCCTGGATGGCAAGGAAAGCGATCTCGACCTTGCCTATGATCTCAACGTCAAGGCCATGGTGCGCACCATCCGTGCCTTCCTGCCCGGTATGCTCGAGCGGGGCGACGGGGCCATCATCAACATGTCCTCGGTCGCTTCCAGCATGAAGGGCGTTCCCAACCGTTTCGCCTACACCACCACCAAGGCCGCCGTTCTCGGGCTGACCAAATCGGTCGCCGCCGACTTTGTCTCCAGAGGCATTCGCTGCAACGCCATCTGCCCGGGCACGGTCGACAGCCCCTCGCTGCAGGAACGCCTGAAGGCGACCGGCGATTATGAAAAGGCGCGGACCGATTTCATCGCCCGCCAGCCGATCGGCCGCATCGGCACGCCCGAGGAGATCGCCGACCTTGCCGTCTACCTTGCCGGCGCGACCTATACGACCGGCCAGGCCTATGCCATCGACGGCGGCTGGACCTGCTGA
- a CDS encoding carbohydrate ABC transporter permease: MRNTMTIERPWQRWLLRITLFIAMMILVVPGAWVVLTAFRPNVEVMARPPVWIPQQWTLNNFLGIFGLLPERQQGLPVTNYFINSLVISLTSTFVAILIGMMGGYAFARYRFRGKGALFLSFMLSRTVPGVALSLPLFILWSRIGLIDTKFGLILVYMAINIPFTIWLTDGFFRQIPADLSEAAQIDGCTRWQAFWKVEFPLARSGLASAGIFAFLTAWNEFALASQLTRTTASKTMPVGLMDFTAQFTVDWTGMSAMAVLIIIPALILTFIVQKHLIAGLTFGGVKG, from the coding sequence ATGAGGAACACCATGACCATCGAGAGGCCCTGGCAGCGCTGGCTGCTCAGGATCACGCTGTTCATCGCCATGATGATCCTCGTCGTGCCAGGCGCATGGGTGGTTCTGACCGCCTTCCGTCCCAATGTCGAGGTCATGGCGCGTCCGCCGGTCTGGATCCCGCAGCAGTGGACGCTCAACAATTTTCTCGGCATTTTCGGGCTTCTGCCGGAGCGGCAACAGGGATTGCCGGTCACGAACTACTTCATCAACTCGCTGGTGATCTCGCTCACCTCCACCTTTGTTGCCATCCTGATCGGCATGATGGGCGGTTATGCCTTTGCCCGCTATCGGTTCAGGGGCAAGGGGGCGCTGTTCCTCTCCTTCATGCTGTCGCGCACCGTGCCCGGCGTGGCGCTGTCGCTGCCGCTCTTCATTCTCTGGAGCAGGATCGGGCTGATCGACACCAAGTTCGGGCTGATCCTCGTCTATATGGCGATCAACATCCCCTTCACCATCTGGCTGACGGACGGCTTCTTCCGCCAGATCCCGGCCGACCTTTCCGAGGCTGCCCAGATTGACGGCTGCACCCGCTGGCAGGCTTTCTGGAAGGTTGAGTTTCCGCTCGCCCGTTCCGGTCTTGCCTCAGCCGGCATCTTCGCCTTTCTGACGGCATGGAACGAGTTCGCGCTCGCAAGCCAGCTCACCCGGACCACCGCATCGAAGACCATGCCGGTCGGGCTGATGGATTTCACCGCCCAGTTCACCGTCGACTGGACCGGGATGAGCGCCATGGCGGTGCTGATCATCATTCCCGCGCTCATTCTCACCTTCATCGTACAAAAGCATCTGATTGCCGGACTGACGTTCGGCGGTGTGAAAGGATAA
- a CDS encoding fumarylacetoacetate hydrolase family protein: MKLLRLGARGAERPAILHSDGTYRDISSVVVDIAGDALTAAGLARIAAADIGSLPVLPQSSRIGPCVGKVGKFICIGLNYADHAAETGAEIPKEPIVFMKATSAIIGPNDDVRIPRNSKKTDWEVELGVVIGKEASYVDEADAMDHVAGYCVVNDLSEREFQIERSGQWVKGKSADTFGPIGPYLVTRDEVEDPQSLAMWLEVDGHRYQDGSTKTMIFGVSHLVSYLSQFMSLQPGDIITTGTPPGVGMGIKPEPVYLKEGQTMTLGIEGLGEQSQKAVAWNA, encoded by the coding sequence ATGAAACTGCTTCGCCTTGGCGCCAGGGGCGCCGAACGGCCCGCCATCCTGCATTCCGATGGCACCTACCGCGACATTTCCTCCGTCGTCGTCGACATTGCCGGCGACGCGCTGACGGCTGCCGGGCTGGCGCGCATTGCCGCCGCCGATATCGGCAGCCTGCCGGTTCTGCCGCAGTCGAGCCGTATCGGACCCTGCGTCGGCAAGGTCGGAAAGTTCATCTGCATCGGCCTCAATTATGCCGACCACGCGGCCGAGACCGGCGCCGAAATTCCGAAGGAGCCGATCGTGTTCATGAAGGCGACCAGCGCCATCATCGGCCCCAACGACGATGTCCGCATTCCGAGGAACTCGAAAAAGACCGACTGGGAAGTCGAGCTCGGCGTCGTCATCGGCAAGGAAGCTTCCTATGTCGATGAAGCCGACGCCATGGACCACGTCGCCGGCTATTGCGTTGTCAACGATCTCTCCGAGCGCGAATTCCAGATCGAGCGCTCCGGCCAGTGGGTGAAGGGCAAGAGCGCCGACACCTTCGGGCCGATCGGCCCCTATCTGGTGACGCGTGATGAGGTGGAAGACCCGCAGAGTCTCGCCATGTGGCTCGAGGTTGACGGTCACCGCTACCAGGACGGCTCGACCAAGACGATGATCTTCGGCGTCTCGCACCTCGTCAGCTATCTGTCGCAGTTCATGAGCCTGCAGCCCGGCGACATCATCACCACCGGCACGCCGCCCGGCGTCGGCATGGGCATCAAGCCGGAGCCGGTCTATCTGAAGGAGGGCCAGACGATGACGCTCGGCATCGAAGGACTCGGCGAACAGAGCCAGAAGGCCGTCGCCTGGAACGCCTGA
- a CDS encoding sugar ABC transporter substrate-binding protein, whose translation MTFLKAALVACCAVGGLAASAQADDFDYGSFPDYTLKVKLIGGTQYEKLYTRIPEWEEMTGARVEIVSSKNHFDLDREIKQDIAAGDISWCVGSNHTSFAPQYGDLYIDLSEHIPPSELDKYVQGTLNASMVDGRLVQLPRVTDVSNIYYRKSLYADPANQAAWKEKYGTELAPPKTFDEFRDQVIFFADPPNLYGTAFAGKDEGMSGRFMEILRANGGDMFDEDMKPVFNSEAGVEALQWFIDIYEAGAVPAGTVNYTWDDIGQAMAAGQLAVDLDWPGWAAFFADPEASKIADDLGYAVSPVGSSGKRGGWSGSHSFSVTQDCDNKDAGVSFAVFMTNDESEMMEAMAGNLPTRTATYDEVVKWFNENGKENLAEMFTVWKGSLDDARTPPLIPEWIQVSNVLWPELQAAIVGEKTAQEALDDAAEEATYIMEDAGYY comes from the coding sequence ATGACTTTTCTGAAGGCGGCGCTTGTCGCCTGCTGCGCCGTGGGCGGCCTCGCTGCCTCGGCCCAGGCCGATGATTTCGACTACGGCAGTTTTCCGGACTATACGCTGAAGGTGAAGCTGATCGGCGGCACCCAGTACGAGAAGCTCTATACCCGTATCCCGGAATGGGAAGAAATGACCGGCGCCAGGGTCGAGATCGTTTCCTCGAAGAACCATTTCGATCTCGACCGCGAGATCAAGCAGGACATTGCCGCCGGCGACATTTCGTGGTGCGTCGGCTCCAATCATACGAGCTTCGCGCCGCAATACGGCGATCTCTACATCGACCTTTCCGAGCATATACCGCCGTCCGAACTCGATAAATATGTCCAGGGCACGCTGAACGCCTCGATGGTGGATGGCCGTCTGGTGCAGTTGCCGCGCGTCACCGATGTTTCCAACATCTACTACCGCAAGAGCCTTTATGCCGATCCGGCAAACCAGGCCGCGTGGAAAGAGAAGTATGGCACCGAACTGGCGCCGCCGAAGACCTTCGACGAGTTCCGCGACCAGGTGATCTTCTTCGCCGATCCGCCGAACCTTTACGGCACGGCCTTTGCCGGCAAGGATGAGGGCATGTCGGGCCGCTTCATGGAAATCCTGCGCGCCAATGGCGGCGATATGTTTGATGAGGACATGAAGCCGGTGTTCAATTCCGAAGCCGGCGTCGAAGCGCTGCAGTGGTTCATCGACATCTACGAGGCCGGCGCGGTTCCTGCCGGTACGGTCAACTATACCTGGGATGATATCGGCCAGGCCATGGCCGCCGGTCAGCTTGCAGTCGATCTCGACTGGCCGGGCTGGGCAGCCTTCTTCGCTGATCCGGAAGCCTCCAAGATCGCCGATGATCTCGGCTATGCGGTCTCGCCCGTCGGTTCGTCGGGCAAGCGCGGCGGCTGGTCCGGCTCGCATTCCTTCTCTGTCACGCAGGATTGCGACAACAAGGACGCCGGCGTTTCCTTCGCCGTGTTCATGACCAATGACGAGAGCGAAATGATGGAAGCCATGGCCGGCAATCTGCCGACCCGCACAGCGACCTATGACGAAGTCGTCAAGTGGTTCAACGAGAACGGCAAGGAAAACCTCGCCGAGATGTTCACGGTATGGAAGGGCTCGCTTGATGACGCCCGCACGCCGCCGCTCATTCCGGAGTGGATCCAGGTCTCCAACGTTCTGTGGCCCGAGCTGCAGGCCGCCATCGTCGGCGAGAAAACGGCGCAGGAAGCCCTCGACGATGCCGCCGAGGAAGCGACCTATATCATGGAAGACGCGGGCTACTACTGA
- a CDS encoding amidohydrolase, with the protein MRIIDTHLHLVYKDRFSYPWLKDAPALDRQATAEGFFARAEDLGIEKALHMEVDVAEEDMEAESAFIVGAHERIAGAIAAGRPESPDFPAYLERIAAIEGVKGLRRVLHIMPDALSQSDIFVENIRRLAAHDMTFDLCVLARQLPLAIDLAQKCPEVQFVLDHCGVPDIENDGLDPWREHIGEIAKLANVTAKVSGVIAYGGADWSVEGLRPYVSHVIDTFTFDRVVWGSDFPVCTLFASLEDWVAASKELVADASPDEQKKLFSVNAEKVYRL; encoded by the coding sequence ATGCGCATCATCGATACCCATCTCCACCTCGTCTACAAGGACCGCTTCTCCTATCCCTGGCTGAAGGACGCCCCTGCCCTTGACCGCCAGGCAACGGCGGAAGGCTTTTTCGCCCGCGCCGAAGACCTCGGCATCGAAAAAGCGCTGCACATGGAGGTCGACGTTGCGGAAGAGGACATGGAGGCCGAAAGCGCCTTCATCGTCGGGGCCCATGAAAGAATTGCAGGCGCCATTGCCGCCGGCCGGCCGGAAAGCCCCGATTTCCCCGCCTATCTGGAGCGCATCGCCGCGATCGAGGGCGTCAAGGGCCTGCGCCGCGTGCTGCATATCATGCCGGACGCGCTTTCCCAGTCGGATATATTTGTCGAGAATATCCGTCGGCTAGCGGCCCACGACATGACATTCGATCTCTGCGTGCTGGCCCGCCAGCTGCCGCTCGCCATCGATCTGGCGCAGAAATGCCCGGAGGTTCAGTTCGTGCTCGACCACTGCGGCGTGCCGGACATCGAAAATGACGGACTTGATCCCTGGCGGGAGCATATCGGCGAGATCGCGAAGCTCGCCAATGTGACGGCAAAGGTCTCCGGCGTCATCGCCTATGGCGGCGCGGACTGGAGCGTTGAGGGTCTGCGCCCCTATGTCAGCCACGTCATCGACACCTTCACCTTCGACCGCGTCGTCTGGGGCTCCGACTTTCCCGTCTGTACGCTGTTTGCAAGCCTTGAAGACTGGGTCGCGGCCTCGAAGGAACTGGTCGCCGACGCCAGTCCCGATGAGCAGAAAAAACTGTTCAGCGTCAATGCGGAGAAGGTCTACCGGCTTTAG
- a CDS encoding ABC transporter ATP-binding protein, with translation MAEVHLSKIVKRYGSLEVVHGIDLEVAHNEFVVLVGPSGCGKSTTLRMIAGLEEISGGELKIGDRVVNALPPRARNISMVFQSYALYPHMTVRENLGFGLKIAGMTPEDIKPRVDEAAAILGLESFMDRLPANLSGGQRQRVAMGRAIVRHPDVFLFDEPLSNLDAKLRGQMRVEIKKLHQRVKTTVIYVTHDQVEAMTLADRIVIMRDGYVEQVGTPTEVFENPVNTFVAGFIGSPPMNQLDGVVESAAARLADGTVVPLPEDIAAKLSDGRKVVVGFRPDAFAPKGHSLHPEDRSVEIEAPVIISEPLGTETIIFTQFGGKEVQAKMLDPRPLEDGETLTFTLDLERLHVFDGETGKSLRA, from the coding sequence GTGGCCGAAGTGCACCTTTCCAAAATCGTCAAGCGTTACGGATCGCTGGAAGTCGTTCATGGCATCGATCTTGAAGTCGCGCATAACGAATTCGTCGTTCTCGTCGGCCCGTCCGGCTGCGGCAAGTCGACAACACTCAGGATGATCGCCGGCCTGGAGGAAATCTCCGGCGGCGAACTGAAGATCGGCGACCGCGTCGTCAATGCCCTGCCGCCGCGCGCGCGCAACATCTCAATGGTGTTCCAGTCCTACGCGCTCTATCCGCACATGACTGTGCGCGAGAACCTCGGCTTCGGACTGAAGATCGCCGGCATGACGCCGGAGGATATCAAGCCGCGCGTCGACGAGGCCGCCGCCATCCTCGGCCTCGAGAGCTTCATGGACAGGTTGCCCGCCAACCTGTCCGGCGGCCAGCGCCAGCGCGTCGCCATGGGCCGCGCCATCGTGCGCCACCCGGATGTCTTCCTGTTCGACGAGCCGCTCTCCAACCTCGATGCCAAGCTGCGCGGCCAGATGCGCGTCGAGATCAAGAAGCTGCATCAGCGGGTGAAGACCACCGTGATTTATGTGACCCACGACCAGGTGGAGGCGATGACGCTGGCGGACCGGATCGTGATCATGCGCGATGGCTATGTCGAGCAGGTCGGTACGCCGACGGAGGTGTTCGAGAACCCGGTCAATACTTTCGTTGCCGGCTTCATCGGCTCGCCGCCGATGAACCAGCTTGACGGCGTGGTGGAAAGCGCCGCAGCGCGCCTTGCCGACGGTACGGTGGTGCCGCTGCCGGAGGATATTGCCGCGAAGCTTTCCGACGGACGGAAGGTCGTGGTCGGGTTCCGCCCCGACGCTTTTGCGCCCAAGGGCCACTCGCTGCATCCGGAAGACCGCTCTGTCGAGATCGAGGCGCCTGTCATCATCTCCGAGCCGCTCGGAACCGAAACCATCATCTTCACCCAATTCGGCGGCAAGGAAGTGCAGGCCAAGATGCTCGACCCGCGCCCGCTTGAAGATGGCGAAACGCTGACCTTCACGCTGGACCTCGAACGCCTTCACGTCTTTGACGGTGAGACCGGCAAGAGCCTGAGGGCCTGA
- a CDS encoding IclR family transcriptional regulator, producing MATDESDRYRAPALDKGLDIFELLAETDGALSQAEIAKSLGRTPNEIYRMLDRLVRREYIRRTPEDRYEITLKMFELVHARPPLRRLVNQAMPLLQQVAQDAGQSCHLVVFDRNAAVVVAQVDAPSYWSLAVRVGTQLKLTSTGSGLVFLAFSSPENRALMLKGAGETMSPQVEAMLETIRRDGHTMMPSEQIAGVTNLSAPVIGPLGSVMAVVTSPYTERLDRDGREDRAHTLELVRAAAASLSKGRPED from the coding sequence ATGGCAACAGATGAATCCGACCGCTACCGCGCCCCCGCTCTCGACAAGGGACTCGATATTTTCGAGCTGCTGGCGGAAACGGACGGGGCTCTCAGCCAGGCGGAGATTGCCAAGTCGCTGGGGCGCACGCCAAACGAGATCTACCGCATGCTCGACCGGCTGGTGCGACGCGAATATATCCGCCGCACGCCGGAGGACCGCTACGAGATCACACTGAAGATGTTCGAACTGGTCCATGCCCGTCCGCCGCTGCGGCGACTTGTCAACCAGGCGATGCCGTTGCTTCAGCAGGTCGCGCAGGATGCCGGACAGTCGTGCCATCTCGTGGTCTTCGACCGCAACGCCGCGGTCGTCGTTGCCCAGGTGGATGCGCCGAGCTACTGGTCGCTCGCCGTGCGCGTCGGCACCCAGCTCAAGCTCACCTCGACCGGCTCCGGTCTCGTCTTCCTGGCTTTCTCGTCACCCGAGAACCGGGCGCTGATGCTGAAGGGCGCGGGCGAAACGATGTCGCCCCAGGTCGAGGCGATGCTCGAGACCATCCGCAGGGACGGCCACACCATGATGCCGTCCGAACAGATCGCCGGCGTCACCAACCTGTCGGCCCCCGTCATCGGCCCGCTCGGCTCGGTGATGGCGGTCGTCACTTCGCCCTATACGGAACGGCTTGACCGCGATGGCCGCGAAGACCGCGCCCATACGCTTGAACTGGTGCGCGCGGCCGCCGCCAGCCTGTCGAAGGGCCGCCCGGAGGATTGA
- a CDS encoding carbohydrate ABC transporter permease: MKFFRSPQATPYLLLLPAIIVILAVVLVPLLVSFWTSFTSYNLVRPDSLYNFVGLRNYERLMGNDDFWWAFGRTVVFITIALNLEMVMGLGLALLVNRITWGQRTLRTIMMFPMMFSPILVGFQFKYLFNDSVGLVNNALFALNLIEKPIPWLVNGWLANFSIIVAEMWMSTSIFAILLMAGLLAMPKEPIEAAKVDGCNAIQVFRHITLPFLMPFIWIAMTIRSLDVARAYDMVKIMTNGGPAGRTELIWTLMTRTGYQNSQMGMANAMGYVSILLSIAFTIIFYRNLSKSRLFMGGAQ, translated from the coding sequence ATGAAGTTTTTCAGGTCTCCGCAGGCGACGCCCTATCTTCTGCTGCTGCCGGCCATTATCGTCATTCTGGCGGTCGTGCTGGTGCCGCTTCTCGTGTCGTTCTGGACGAGCTTCACCAGTTACAACCTGGTTCGACCGGACTCCCTTTACAATTTCGTGGGGCTGCGCAATTACGAGCGGCTGATGGGCAATGACGATTTCTGGTGGGCCTTCGGGCGCACTGTCGTTTTCATCACCATTGCGCTCAACCTCGAAATGGTCATGGGGCTGGGGCTCGCACTCCTGGTCAACCGCATCACCTGGGGCCAGCGCACGCTCAGAACCATCATGATGTTCCCGATGATGTTCTCGCCCATTCTTGTGGGCTTCCAGTTCAAATACCTGTTCAACGATTCCGTCGGCCTGGTGAACAATGCGCTGTTCGCGCTGAACCTGATCGAAAAACCGATCCCGTGGCTGGTCAATGGCTGGCTTGCGAACTTCTCGATCATTGTCGCCGAGATGTGGATGTCGACCTCGATCTTCGCCATCCTGCTGATGGCCGGCCTGCTGGCCATGCCGAAGGAGCCGATCGAGGCGGCCAAGGTGGACGGCTGCAACGCCATCCAGGTCTTCCGCCATATCACGCTGCCTTTCCTGATGCCGTTCATCTGGATCGCGATGACGATCCGATCGCTCGACGTCGCGCGCGCCTATGACATGGTGAAGATCATGACCAATGGCGGGCCGGCGGGCCGCACGGAACTGATCTGGACGCTGATGACGCGGACAGGCTACCAGAACTCGCAGATGGGCATGGCGAACGCCATGGGCTACGTCTCCATCCTGCTGTCGATCGCCTTCACCATCATCTTCTACCGCAATCTCTCCAAGTCGCGGCTGTTCATGGGAGGCGCACAATGA